In Clostridium sp. JN-1, one genomic interval encodes:
- a CDS encoding polysaccharide biosynthesis protein produces the protein MKEQSTTKGFVILSAAGMLVKVLSLLYIPLFRHIIGDEGYGISSVSLQVYTFIFVLTNSGIPVAISKLISELTAVKNYKDAVKGFKIARFILLILGIIMFLALLLFSRPISNIIHYKKAYLSILTLSPAILFTSIASAYRGYFQGRGNMTPTAISQVIEQAVNIVFSIIFAFYLIKFGVEAGVAGGSIGTSLGALASAVFLMFYYQRNRKFHVAKGDLGKNVKRLSTNQLIKRIIRYGIPITMCVGVTNAGNLVDIYNTKVRLMAGGISDTKATILYGFLTKYQQLMNVPITIISSLSMAILPAISAAVAVKDKTTVKQKINYSFRLCFSISVPCAVGLAVLSDPIFKMLKFGGGSYIMAYGSIVLVLMSVMQIQTTILQSIGKLFIATIYSVLGICFKIMANYFLIAIPRINILGAIVGSAIGFMIPILLNHMVIKKSLKIRLDLLSHAIKPALASGVMGVIVFAAHYSLNFIFNIVHRGYFADTFSTVISIGIGAITYSIALILIGGIKKGDLESMPHKITRLIPKFVLNKVV, from the coding sequence ATGAAGGAACAATCAACTACTAAGGGCTTTGTTATACTTTCAGCTGCAGGTATGTTAGTAAAAGTCCTATCACTACTTTATATACCGCTATTTAGACATATAATTGGTGATGAAGGATATGGAATATCCAGTGTTTCGCTTCAAGTATATACCTTTATATTTGTACTCACAAACTCCGGTATACCTGTAGCTATATCTAAATTAATATCAGAACTTACAGCTGTTAAAAATTATAAGGATGCTGTAAAGGGGTTTAAAATAGCAAGATTTATTCTTCTGATATTGGGAATTATAATGTTTTTAGCTTTGCTCTTATTTTCACGTCCAATATCAAATATAATACACTATAAAAAAGCTTATTTATCAATATTGACTTTATCGCCTGCAATTTTATTTACTTCAATTGCATCTGCATATAGAGGATATTTTCAGGGTAGGGGAAATATGACACCTACGGCAATATCTCAAGTAATAGAACAAGCTGTAAATATAGTATTTTCAATTATATTTGCTTTTTATTTAATAAAATTTGGTGTGGAAGCAGGAGTTGCAGGAGGCAGTATAGGTACATCTTTAGGTGCACTTGCATCAGCTGTATTTTTAATGTTTTATTATCAAAGGAATAGAAAGTTTCATGTGGCTAAAGGCGATTTAGGAAAAAACGTAAAAAGACTTAGCACAAATCAATTGATAAAAAGGATAATAAGGTATGGAATTCCAATAACTATGTGTGTTGGTGTGACTAATGCTGGAAATTTAGTTGATATTTATAATACTAAAGTAAGATTAATGGCAGGTGGTATTTCTGATACTAAAGCTACTATTTTGTACGGATTTCTAACTAAATATCAGCAGCTTATGAATGTACCTATAACTATAATTTCATCACTTTCCATGGCAATCTTGCCTGCAATTTCAGCAGCAGTAGCTGTAAAAGATAAAACTACTGTAAAACAAAAGATAAATTATTCTTTTAGATTGTGCTTTTCAATTTCAGTACCATGTGCTGTCGGGCTAGCAGTTTTAAGTGATCCTATATTTAAAATGTTGAAGTTTGGTGGGGGATCATATATCATGGCATATGGTTCAATAGTACTTGTTTTGATGTCAGTTATGCAAATACAGACCACTATACTTCAAAGTATAGGTAAACTATTTATAGCAACGATATATTCAGTGCTTGGTATATGTTTCAAGATAATGGCAAATTACTTTTTAATAGCTATTCCGCGTATAAACATATTGGGTGCGATTGTTGGAAGTGCAATTGGATTTATGATACCTATACTGTTAAACCACATGGTAATAAAGAAATCATTAAAAATAAGATTAGATCTTTTATCTCATGCAATAAAACCTGCTTTAGCATCAGGGGTTATGGGAGTAATAGTTTTTGCAGCACATTATAGTTTGAATTTTATTTTTAACATTGTACATAGAGGATATTTTGCAGATACATTTTCAACAGTAATCTCAATTGGTATTGGAGCTATTACATATTCAATTGCATTAATATTAATTGGCGGTATAAAAAAAGGAGACTTGGAATCAATGCCTCATAAAATCACAAGACTTATCCCTAAATTTGTGCTAAATAAAGTAGTTTAA
- a CDS encoding RluA family pseudouridine synthase: MKIEIGINEAEQRVDKFLRKWLKDMPLSGIYRSIRKGDIKVNGKKVKEKYFLQEGDIVETRYIVTESKKQKFNRIDNDFLKITYEDKNILIVEKWPGVLVHSDSKREENTLTDYVLSYLYDKGDYKPEQELTFTPSPCNRLDRNTSGVVIYGKNFESLKLLNEMIRERRIKKYYQALVRGKINDGIYRAYIMKNEDENISKVFDTPRKGAKEIAMEVKTLKTCGIYSLLELELITGRSHQLRAHLSYLKNPIVGDSKYGINKLNSFFYNKYGLDYQFLYAYKLIFGNCPDKLSYLENKTIAESLPPVLKKIKNDIFEKF, encoded by the coding sequence ATGAAAATTGAAATAGGAATTAACGAAGCAGAACAGAGAGTAGATAAGTTTTTAAGAAAATGGCTTAAGGATATGCCTTTAAGTGGTATATATAGGAGTATAAGAAAAGGTGATATAAAGGTAAATGGAAAAAAAGTTAAAGAAAAATACTTTTTACAAGAAGGAGATATAGTAGAAACTAGGTATATAGTAACAGAATCTAAAAAGCAAAAGTTTAACAGAATAGATAATGATTTTTTGAAAATTACATATGAAGATAAAAATATTCTTATAGTTGAAAAGTGGCCCGGTGTTTTAGTACATTCGGATAGTAAAAGAGAAGAAAATACATTGACAGATTATGTATTATCTTATTTATATGATAAAGGTGATTATAAACCAGAACAAGAGCTTACTTTTACTCCATCACCATGCAATAGGCTTGACAGAAATACTTCAGGAGTAGTCATATATGGCAAAAACTTTGAATCATTAAAGTTGTTGAATGAGATGATAAGAGAGAGAAGAATAAAGAAGTACTATCAAGCTCTTGTAAGGGGAAAAATAAATGACGGAATTTATAGAGCATACATAATGAAAAATGAAGATGAAAATATATCAAAAGTATTTGATACGCCAAGAAAAGGTGCTAAAGAAATAGCAATGGAGGTAAAGACTCTTAAAACTTGTGGAATTTATTCTCTTTTAGAATTAGAGTTAATTACAGGTAGAAGCCATCAATTAAGAGCTCATTTAAGTTACCTTAAAAACCCAATTGTTGGTGATAGTAAATATGGGATAAATAAGTTAAATAGTTTTTTCTACAACAAGTACGGACTTGATTATCAATTTTTATATGCATATAAACTAATATTTGGAAATTGTCCAGATAAATTATCTTATTTAGAAAATAAAACTATAGCTGAAAGTTTACCACCTGTACTTAAAAAGATTAAAAATGATATATTTGAAAAATTTTAA
- a CDS encoding M20 family metallopeptidase — protein MVEIDFLKMAQDIKDELINTRRDFHMYPELGYEEFRTSKKIKEFLDKEGIEYIETAKTGVCGIIRGSGDKTIGIRADMDALPLKDNKKCDYSSKVDGKMHACGHDAHATILLGAAKILNRLKSELNGNVKLFFEPAEETTGGAKVMIEEGVLENPRVDKIIGLHVEPAIEVGKIGVKMGVVNAASNPFTIKIKGKGAHGAHPDTGVDPVLIASSVVVALQSIVSREIPPTDPAVITIGSIHGGTAQNIIPEEVTISGIMRTLRTEHRAYVRNRLIEITEGIVNSMRGKCEINIEESYPCLYNDNDTAQMIVKCASSIIKKENVEMLESPSMGVESFAYFSMARPSAFYYLGCGNKSKGIVNPAHGSLFDIDEDCLSIGAAIQCKTAFELLK, from the coding sequence ATTGTGGAAATAGACTTTTTAAAAATGGCACAAGATATTAAAGATGAACTCATAAACACGAGAAGGGACTTTCATATGTATCCTGAGCTTGGATATGAAGAATTTAGAACTTCTAAAAAAATAAAAGAATTCTTAGATAAAGAAGGCATAGAATATATAGAAACTGCTAAAACTGGAGTTTGTGGTATAATAAGGGGAAGTGGAGATAAGACAATAGGAATACGTGCAGATATGGATGCTCTTCCACTTAAGGATAATAAAAAGTGTGATTATAGTTCTAAGGTAGATGGAAAAATGCATGCTTGCGGACATGATGCACATGCTACTATACTTTTAGGTGCTGCAAAAATATTAAATAGATTAAAAAGTGAACTCAATGGTAATGTAAAGTTATTTTTTGAACCTGCTGAAGAAACTACAGGCGGAGCTAAAGTAATGATAGAGGAAGGAGTTCTCGAAAATCCTAGGGTAGATAAAATAATAGGTCTTCATGTAGAACCTGCAATTGAAGTTGGAAAAATAGGAGTCAAAATGGGAGTTGTAAATGCAGCTTCAAATCCATTTACAATAAAGATAAAAGGTAAAGGTGCACATGGTGCGCATCCTGATACTGGAGTTGATCCTGTTTTAATAGCAAGTTCAGTTGTAGTTGCACTGCAAAGTATAGTTAGTCGTGAAATTCCACCTACAGATCCAGCAGTAATTACAATTGGTTCAATACATGGTGGAACAGCCCAAAATATAATTCCGGAGGAAGTTACAATAAGTGGTATAATGAGAACACTTAGGACAGAGCATAGAGCTTATGTAAGAAATAGATTGATAGAAATTACAGAAGGTATAGTTAATTCAATGAGAGGTAAGTGTGAAATAAATATAGAAGAAAGTTATCCATGTTTATATAATGACAATGATACTGCCCAAATGATTGTAAAATGTGCTTCTTCAATAATAAAAAAGGAAAATGTTGAAATGCTTGAAAGCCCAAGTATGGGGGTTGAAAGCTTTGCATACTTTTCAATGGCTAGACCATCAGCATTTTATTACCTTGGATGTGGAAATAAATCAAAGGGAATAGTTAATCCAGCACATGGAAGTCTTTTTGATATTGATGAAGATTGTCTTTCTATAGGAGCTGCAATTCAATGCAAAACTGCCTTTGAACTTTTAAAGTAA
- a CDS encoding cell division FtsA domain-containing protein — translation MDNIKIDPQDVIFALDIGTRTVIGTVGIVKDKKFYVIAEHFVEHEERAMIDGQIHDITLVANAVNIVKNNLEAKLNIKLKNVAIAAAGRFLKTTVSKAKLEIDDNKEIDKDTIRSLELTAVRMAEQKINGEMAGKLYCVGYSVKSYYLNGYLISNLLSHKGDNIEAEIIATFLPKSVVDSLYSVIAKVGLQVVSLTLEPIAAIEAAIPKNLRILNLGLVDVGAGTSDIAISSNDTICSYGMVPLAGDEVTEVIAQNCLVDFNTAEVIKRSCGSEEKCKYIDVLGIENEVSCDEVIKIISPTVKKIADEIGNKIIELNGGKSPNAIFMVGGGSYTPKLKDFLAEKLNIPNQRIGIKVRDDIKDCVCEDNSLGSIGVTVLGIALTSIRRFGNDFIDVFLNDSVISLFNSHKHTVMDVIMQAGINPKVLMGRNGKSLRFTLNGIKRVAFGSLSQPAEIEIDDIKSNIDDNVKEGDKVRINYAINGTDAKPKVKDYIQKLYSVSFFVNDIIENLEPVAIINDKKVNLDCDIKENDDVKIFFPKTLEEYKKYFLGYNEDEESYEYYLDGKQIFNNYVIREGNKLYRIKKEKVENKNDKDNKTSQSDKILENEITKGVEVNVVVNGKRITLKGKDNYVFVDIFNYIEFNLSISKGKLFLRLNDKDAGYYDKLSEGDIIEIGWE, via the coding sequence ATGGATAACATTAAAATTGATCCACAAGATGTAATATTTGCATTAGATATAGGAACCCGTACTGTTATCGGAACAGTTGGTATTGTAAAAGATAAAAAATTTTATGTAATAGCAGAACATTTTGTAGAACATGAAGAAAGAGCAATGATTGATGGACAAATTCATGATATCACGTTAGTAGCTAATGCGGTAAATATCGTAAAAAATAATCTTGAAGCAAAATTAAATATAAAATTAAAAAATGTTGCTATTGCAGCTGCTGGAAGATTTCTAAAGACTACGGTATCTAAGGCTAAGCTTGAAATTGATGATAATAAGGAAATTGATAAGGATACAATAAGAAGTCTTGAACTTACAGCAGTTAGAATGGCGGAACAAAAGATCAATGGAGAAATGGCTGGAAAGCTTTATTGTGTTGGATACAGCGTAAAAAGCTACTATTTAAATGGATATTTGATAAGTAATTTGTTATCGCATAAGGGAGACAATATTGAGGCTGAAATTATAGCTACATTTTTGCCAAAGTCTGTAGTTGATAGTCTTTATTCTGTTATAGCTAAAGTTGGACTTCAAGTTGTAAGTCTTACATTAGAGCCAATTGCTGCTATAGAAGCTGCCATACCTAAAAATTTAAGAATTTTAAATTTGGGACTAGTTGATGTTGGAGCAGGTACTTCGGATATAGCTATAAGCAGTAATGATACAATATGTTCGTATGGAATGGTACCACTAGCCGGTGATGAGGTTACTGAAGTAATAGCTCAAAATTGTCTAGTAGATTTTAATACAGCTGAAGTCATAAAGAGGTCTTGTGGTTCTGAAGAAAAGTGCAAATATATAGATGTACTTGGAATTGAAAATGAAGTATCATGTGATGAAGTAATAAAGATTATATCACCAACAGTTAAAAAGATTGCAGATGAAATAGGAAACAAGATAATAGAATTAAATGGAGGCAAGTCACCTAATGCCATATTTATGGTAGGAGGTGGGTCATATACTCCGAAGCTTAAAGACTTCTTAGCAGAAAAACTTAATATACCAAATCAGAGAATAGGTATAAAGGTAAGAGATGATATAAAAGATTGTGTATGTGAAGACAATTCATTAGGCAGCATTGGAGTAACAGTTTTAGGTATAGCACTAACTTCTATAAGAAGATTTGGAAATGATTTTATAGATGTATTTTTAAATGATTCTGTAATTAGCCTTTTTAATTCACATAAGCATACAGTTATGGATGTCATTATGCAAGCAGGTATAAATCCAAAAGTGTTGATGGGCAGAAATGGTAAAAGCTTGAGGTTTACTTTAAATGGCATAAAAAGAGTAGCATTTGGTTCACTTTCACAGCCAGCAGAAATAGAGATAGATGATATCAAGTCTAATATAGATGATAATGTAAAAGAAGGGGATAAAGTACGTATAAACTATGCTATAAATGGTACTGATGCAAAACCCAAAGTTAAAGACTATATACAAAAGTTGTATTCTGTAAGTTTCTTTGTAAATGATATAATAGAAAATTTAGAACCAGTAGCCATTATTAATGATAAAAAAGTAAATTTGGATTGTGACATAAAAGAAAATGATGATGTTAAAATATTTTTTCCTAAAACACTTGAAGAATATAAAAAATACTTTCTGGGATATAATGAAGACGAAGAAAGTTATGAATATTATTTAGATGGGAAACAAATATTCAATAATTATGTTATAAGGGAAGGTAATAAACTATATAGAATAAAAAAAGAAAAAGTTGAAAATAAAAATGATAAAGATAATAAAACTTCTCAAAGTGACAAAATTCTTGAGAATGAAATAACTAAAGGTGTAGAGGTGAATGTAGTTGTAAATGGCAAAAGAATTACATTAAAAGGCAAGGATAATTATGTATTTGTTGATATATTCAATTATATTGAATTCAATCTGTCAATTTCAAAGGGAAAGCTGTTCTTGAGATTAAATGACAAAGATGCTGGTTATTATGATAAACTTTCAGAAGGTGACATAATAGAAATTGGATGGGAATAA
- a CDS encoding cupin domain-containing protein, translating into MNKLIKNIEFSKVLDLKELISYQEGQVISRTIAQIPSVNITLFSLDLSEGISTHVTSGDAIVQILDGTAEITIGDDVFNVRKGETIIMPSNVPHGLEARERFKMLLTVLKY; encoded by the coding sequence ATGAATAAATTGATTAAAAATATAGAGTTTTCAAAAGTACTTGATTTAAAAGAATTAATATCTTATCAGGAAGGTCAAGTAATAAGTAGAACAATTGCACAAATACCTTCTGTAAATATAACTTTATTTTCACTAGATTTAAGCGAAGGTATAAGTACTCATGTAACTTCTGGAGATGCAATAGTACAAATATTAGATGGTACAGCTGAAATAACAATAGGAGACGACGTATTTAATGTAAGAAAAGGTGAAACTATAATAATGCCCTCTAATGTTCCCCATGGACTTGAAGCACGTGAAAGATTTAAAATGCTTCTTACTGTTTTAAAATATTAA
- a CDS encoding heavy metal translocating P-type ATPase: MKVIRDEFILEGLDCPNCASKIERKVCNINGMKSANLNFVSKKLIIETDEGYDKSSIITEIKSIVKEIEPDVNIVSKSNIKIKGDSKNESDGRKLKLIQLIIGGILFSTAMILKFQYYIEFILYLISYIIVGGEVILKAFNNIKKGSIFDENFLMLIATLGAFSIKQYPEGVAVMLFYQVGEFFQDLAVDKSRRSISSLMDIRPDFANVKSGNEIMRISPDDVKIGDIIIVKPGEKIPLDGKIIEGKSMVDTSNLTGESVPRKVEVNDDVFGGFINKNGLLTIEVSKEFGESTISKILQLVENASSKKAPTENFITKFARYYTPVVVFAALAVVFLAPIFIKNITFSQSVYKALIFLVVSCPCALVISIPLSFFGGIGAASKNGILVKGGNYLEALNKVDTIVFDKTGTLTKGVFKVVDVSTVQGIKKEELIEYAAMAETYSNHPIAISIRKAYGKDIDESKIEDYEEISGLGISATVYGKNVLAGNTKLMDKEKIEYAHINYQGTIIHLSVDKKYAGYIIIDDEVKDDSKLAIKELKDIGVKKIVMLTGDNELASKKVAQELELDKVYFELLPHQKVEKLEALYDQKSRDGKLIFVGDGVNDAPVLARADIGIAMGGVGSDAAIEAADIVIMDDKTSKISAAMKIAKRTKNIVWQNIIFALGVKLCIMILGLIGFATMWEAVFGDVGVALIAVLNATRILYMKN; the protein is encoded by the coding sequence ATGAAGGTCATAAGAGATGAATTCATATTGGAAGGATTAGATTGTCCTAATTGTGCATCTAAAATTGAAAGAAAAGTATGTAATATAAATGGTATGAAAAGTGCAAATTTAAATTTTGTTTCTAAAAAGCTAATTATAGAAACTGATGAAGGTTATGATAAGAGCAGCATTATTACAGAAATTAAAAGTATAGTAAAAGAAATAGAACCAGATGTAAATATAGTGTCTAAAAGTAATATTAAGATTAAAGGTGATTCTAAGAATGAAAGTGATGGTAGAAAACTAAAATTGATCCAACTAATAATAGGTGGTATTTTATTTTCCACAGCTATGATTCTTAAGTTCCAATATTACATTGAATTTATACTATATTTAATAAGTTATATTATAGTTGGCGGAGAGGTTATACTTAAGGCATTTAACAATATTAAAAAAGGATCAATATTTGATGAAAACTTTTTAATGCTTATTGCAACTTTGGGTGCATTTTCAATAAAGCAATATCCAGAGGGAGTTGCGGTTATGCTATTTTATCAAGTAGGTGAATTTTTTCAGGATCTAGCTGTAGATAAGTCAAGAAGGTCAATATCTTCACTCATGGATATAAGACCTGATTTTGCAAATGTGAAAAGTGGAAATGAAATAATGAGAATTTCACCTGATGATGTAAAAATAGGTGACATCATTATCGTTAAGCCAGGAGAAAAAATTCCTCTTGATGGAAAAATAATTGAAGGAAAATCAATGGTTGATACTTCAAATCTTACAGGAGAATCAGTACCTAGAAAAGTTGAAGTAAATGACGATGTATTTGGCGGATTTATAAATAAAAATGGACTTTTAACTATAGAGGTAAGCAAGGAATTTGGAGAATCGACTATATCAAAGATATTACAATTAGTTGAAAATGCAAGTTCCAAAAAGGCTCCTACAGAAAACTTTATAACTAAGTTTGCAAGGTACTATACTCCAGTTGTTGTTTTTGCAGCACTAGCAGTTGTATTTTTGGCTCCGATTTTTATAAAAAATATAACTTTTTCACAAAGTGTGTACAAAGCTCTGATATTTTTAGTTGTCTCATGTCCATGTGCACTTGTTATATCAATTCCATTAAGTTTTTTCGGTGGAATTGGTGCTGCTTCCAAAAATGGAATCTTAGTTAAGGGTGGAAATTATCTAGAAGCTTTAAATAAAGTAGATACAATAGTATTTGATAAAACAGGTACGCTTACAAAAGGTGTATTTAAGGTAGTTGATGTAAGTACAGTTCAAGGTATCAAAAAAGAAGAATTAATTGAATATGCAGCAATGGCAGAAACTTATTCAAATCATCCAATTGCAATTTCAATACGTAAGGCTTATGGAAAAGATATTGATGAATCTAAAATTGAAGATTACGAAGAAATATCAGGACTTGGAATTAGTGCAACTGTATACGGGAAAAATGTACTTGCTGGAAATACTAAATTAATGGACAAGGAGAAGATTGAATATGCACACATTAATTATCAAGGTACTATTATTCATTTATCTGTAGATAAAAAATATGCAGGGTATATTATTATAGACGATGAAGTTAAGGATGATTCTAAACTTGCAATAAAAGAGCTTAAAGATATTGGTGTTAAGAAGATTGTTATGCTAACTGGTGATAATGAACTGGCTAGTAAAAAAGTAGCTCAAGAACTTGAATTAGATAAAGTGTATTTTGAACTCTTACCTCATCAAAAAGTTGAGAAACTTGAAGCTTTATATGATCAAAAATCACGTGATGGCAAACTTATTTTTGTAGGAGATGGTGTAAATGATGCACCAGTTCTTGCAAGAGCTGACATAGGAATTGCAATGGGCGGGGTAGGGTCTGATGCAGCAATTGAAGCAGCAGACATTGTTATAATGGATGATAAAACATCCAAAATATCAGCGGCCATGAAAATTGCAAAAAGAACTAAAAATATTGTTTGGCAAAATATCATATTTGCATTAGGAGTAAAGTTATGCATTATGATACTTGGATTAATAGGTTTTGCTACAATGTGGGAAGCGGTTTTTGGAGATGTTGGAGTTGCACTTATAGCTGTATTAAATGCAACAAGGATCCTTTATATGAAAAATTAA